The Eggerthella guodeyinii sequence GAGCTCTTCCGCGAGCAGCTTCACCTCCTCGTGCCAGATGTCGGCGGCGTAGGAGCGCGCCTGGCTCTGGGGCAGGTGCAGCACGTGCACGTCCTTGAGGTCGGCCAGCAGCTCGTACATCTTCTTCTTGCCGTCGCAGGTGGTCTCGCCCACGATGATGTCGGAGAAGTAGGTGTACGGGCACTTCTCGGTCAGCGCGAAGCCGTAGGTGCCCTTGATGAGCGGGCACAGGTTCTTCGGCAGAACGGTCTCGGCGTCGGGGATGGCCTCGTCGCTCATGCCGCACAGGCCGATGGCCGCCATGCCGGCGGCGTCGATCACCTCGAGCGGCGTGTACGAGCACAAACAGCCCGCCAGCTTGCCGCCCTGCTCCTTGTACTCCTTCGCGGCCAAAAAGCCGCGCTTGCGCGCCTCGTTGAAGTCCTCGAACGTGCGCGGCAGCCCGTTATCCGTCACGGCGATCCTCCCCCTCCGCCGCCAGCAGCGCTGCGCCCACCGCGCCGGCGAAGCGCGCCCGCGCGTCGGTGGCCACGGGCGAGCCGAGGCGCGCTCCCAAGCGCTCGATGAAGTACTCGTTCTCGCACAGGCCGCCCGTTAGGTAGAAGGGCGCGCCCTTGCCCTGCGCCACGAGCACCGACACCCGCTCCACCACCGACTCGATCACGCCGTACGCGATGTCCTCGCGGGGCGTGCCCGTGCCGATGAGGCTGATGACCTCGGACTCCGCGAACACCGTGCACATGGACGAGATGGACGTGGGCGCGCCGGCGCGCGCGAGGCGCGCGAGCTCCTCCTGGCTGACGCCGAGGCGGTTCGCCATGACCTCGAGGAACTTGCCCGTGCCGGCCGAGCACTTGTCGTTCATCGCGAACTTCACCACCTTGCCGCCGCGCAGCACGATGACCTTCGTGTCCTGGCCGCCCACGTCCACCACGGTGCCCTCGCCGCCGAACAGGAAACCGGCGCCCTTGCCGTGGCAGGTGATCTCGGTGACCACGCGGTTCGCGTAGGGCACGGCCACGCGCCCGTAGCCGGTGGCTATGCAGGGCGCGTCGAGCGCGTCGAAGCCCCGGGCGCGCAGCTGCTCGGCCAGGCGCTCGGCCGCGTCCACGCTGCTGAACCCCGTCGGGCACACGAACGTCGCGACGAGCTCGCCGCCCTCGAGCACCGCAGCCTTCGCCGCCGTGCTTCCTATGTCGATGCCGATAGAAGGCATGGGTGAGGTCCTTTCGTCTTTTCTCTTGGCGCGGAGGAGAGCGTGCCTGTCGTGCGGCGCATCCGCGCCGATGAGAGAACCCGCAGGTCGTCCCATCGGCGCGGGCGAGTCGCGCGGCACGCCCATCCCCCTCCGCGCCACGTGGCGGGGCGCCTAGTACAGCTCCACCTCGTGCACGGCCTCGTATGCCAGGCCGCCGCTCTCGAGGGCGTCCAGCAGCGCGCGCCGCTCCTCGGCCGGGACGCACCAGGCGAGGCCGCAGCCGGCGGATATCTCGGACGGGATGGGGATCATCCTGCCCGGGAAGCCCGTCTCGCGGGCGGCGGCCTCCACGGCCATCGCGTCGCTCGTGGACGCGAACGTCACCACGGCCTTCGGCGTCTTCTCCCGCACGGCTCAGGCCTCCTCGGCGATGGCGGCCACCGCGGCGATGCCGGCGTCCACCTCGTCCTCGTCGTTGAAGCTGCTGAAGCTGAACCGCACGGCGCCCTGGTCCTGCGTGCCCAGCGCCTCGTGCATGAGCGGCGCGCAGTGGGCGCCGGCGCGCGTGCAGATGCCGAACTCGGCGTTGAGCGCGTCGCCCACCGCCGCGGAGTCCAGCTCGCCCACGTTGAGCGCCACGATGCCGCAGCGCCCGGCGTCGCCGCCGCCTCCCAGCACCCGCACGCCCTCGATGCCGACCACGCCGCGCTCGAAGCGCTCGGCCAGGGCCCGCACCCGCGCTCCCGTCTGCTCGACGCCGCGCTCCTCGAGGTAGGCGAGCCCCGCGCCCAAGCCGGCGATGCCGTGGGCGTTGAGCGTGCCCGCTTCCAGGCGCTCGGGCATGCGCGCAGGATGGCGCCGGTCGTAGCTGTGCGTCCCTGAGCCGCCCACCTTGAGCGGCTCCACGTCCACGCCCTCGGCAACCGCGAGGCCGCCCGTGCCCTGCGGGCCGTACAGGCTCTTGTGCCCCGTGAACGCCACGAGGTCAAGCCCGTCGCGCCCCATGTCGATGGGCACGACGCCGGCCGTCTGGGCGGCGTCCACCAGCAGCAGCACGCCGCGCTCGCGGCACATGCGGGCGATGCGCGCGACGTCGTACACGTCGCCCGTCAGGTTCGACGCGTGGGTGACGACCGCGAGGCGCACGTCCGGCTCGAGCGCCGCGTCGAGTGCCTCGTAGTCGAGCGCGCCGCGCGCGTCGTGCGGCACCACGGCCAGCTCGCAGCCGCGCTCGTCCACCGCGCGGTACAGCGGGCGCAACACCGAGTTGTGCGACGCGGCCGTGGTCACCAGCTTGTCGCCCGGCCGCACGAGCCCGTTCACAGCCGTGTTCAGCGCCTCGGTGGCGTTGCTGGCGAAGGCCACCCGCGAGGGGTCGCCGGCGCCCAGCAGGCGCGCGAGCTGCTGGCGCGCCCGGAACACGGCGTAGCCCGCGTCGAGGGACGCCTCGTGCACGCCGCGGCCCACGCCGCCGAACCCGTTGATGGCGCGCGCCACCGCCTCGGCCACCGCAGGCGGCTTGGCGGCGGTGGTGGCCGCGTTGTCGAAGTAGATCATAGCTGTACGGTCCTTAGTCTCGCGCGCCGCCCGCCCTACGGGCGGATGATCCCGCGCGCGTTCGCCTGCTTGTCCACGATCACGTACATGTTCGTGGCCTCGCCCACTTCCAACCGATCGGCCAGGCCGTAATGGTTCAGGCACGTGCCGCAGCTCATGATCTCCACGCCGGCCTCGGCCAGCGCGCGCAGGTCGTCGAGCGACGAGGAGCCGGCGCACGCCAGCTTCACGCCGCCGTTGTACATGAGCACCGTCGCCGGCAGCTCGTCGAGCTGCGTGAGGGCGAACACGAAGCCCTTCATGAGCACCGCACCCAGCTCGTCGTCGCCCGAGCCCATGAACTCGGACGGGATGACCGCCACGACACCGCCCGTCGGCGCCGCCTGGACGGCCGGGCACACGGCGGCGGCCGCATCCGCATCCGCTCCGGCGGCGGCCCCGTCGCCCGCCGTCGCGCCCTTCGCGAACGTCACCGCGAACGCAGCCTCGCCGCGCTCGTCGCTGACCGCTTCCACCTTGAGCGTCTTGGCGAGCGCTTCGAGGTTGTGCACCGCGGTCCTGTTGTCCACGAGCACCTCGAGCACGCCCTCTTCCATGGCCGCGAGCGCCTTCTTGGCGCGCACCACGGGCAGCGGGCACGCCTGGCCCCGTGCGTCGATCTGCTCCATCGCGATCCCTTCTTCCTTCGTCGTCGCGCGCCCCGCGCGAAGGCGGGGCGCGCTCGTCAGCAAAACGTATCGCGCCGCGCGTTGAGCTGGCGCGGCAGCCGGGCGACCCCTTCGAGCGGGATGCCCTCCTCCTGCGCGAGGCGCTCGATCCGCTCCACGTCGTCGCACGACGCGAGCAGCGACACCCCGCAGGATGCGCGCGCGGCGCGGGGCGTGGGCGATATGCGCACCGTGCACCCCGCGTCGCGCGCCGCTTCGTACAGACGCCAGCCGTCGGTGTGGCTCGAGAACAGGATATAGCAATCCACGGGCCGCGCGTCCTCGTTCACCGTATCGGCAGCGTCTCGTTGCACGGCTTCGGCCCTACGCGTCCAGCATCTCGACGAACGCGCCGATGCGCGTGCGCAGCTGCTCGGCGTCGTTGTCGGCGTAGTCCGTCTCGAGGCCCAGGCACGGGATGCCCTCCTCGGCCAGCGCGTCGGCCAGCGAGCCCTTCTCCACGTCGTAGAGCGTGCAGAACTTGAGGTTCGCGTCGATCACGCCGTCCACCTGGTACTCCTTCGCCATGCGCACCACGTCCTCGATGCGGCCCGGGTTCGGCGTGAAGCACGCGCAGTTGTTCTTCATGTAGCGCTCGGACAGCGCCTGGAACATGCCGTCGAGCGTGTCGGCGCCCTCGTCCACCTCGTTCTCGAAGTAGCGCGTGCCCGTGCACATCTCCTCGCACACCACCACGGCGCCGCTCGTCTCGATGAGGTGGTGCAGCTTCCAGTTCGGGATGGCCAGCGGCGTACCCGTGATCAGGATGCGCTTCGTACCGGCCGGCACCACGCCCTCGCCGCGCTCGATGCGCTCCTCCAGCTCGTCGGCCAGCTTGTTGGCCATCTCGGCGCAGCGCACCGGGTCGTCGAAGAACGCGATCTGCATCATGAGCAGGGCGTCCTTGCCGCTAATGGGCACCGGGTCGGCCTTGCGGGCCTCGAACACGCGCGCCAGAGCGCGGCGCTTCTCGTTGATGGTGCGGATGGCGGCGGCCAGGTTCTCGGCCGTCAGCTCCTTGCCCGTCTCGGCCTCCACCTCGTCGGCGAACAGCGCGATCTCGTCCTTCCACGCCGCGATGTCCTTGGCGCGCTTCATCTGCGGCACGTCCATGACGTAGGTCTTCTTGTCGGCCCCGAGGATCTCGTAGGCCTTCTTCTTGCCGTCGCACGTGGTCTCGCCCACGTACATATCCGCCACGCTGAAGTACGGGCAGGTCTTGCCGAAGTGCGCGCCCAGCGACGCCTTGATCAGCGGGCAGATGCCGCTCGGCAGCACCTTCTCGCCTTCGGGCACCCAGAACTGCGAGCCGCCGCACAGGCCGGTGACGGCGCCGCCGCAGGCGACGACCACCTCGTCGGGCACGAACACGCAGAACGTGCCGAACACCTTGCCGCCCTGCTTCTGCAGCTCGATGAGCTCGGCCGGGCGCACGCCGTGGATCTCGGACACCACGAAGTCGTAGAACGCCATGCCCTCCGGTCGGTTCTCCTGCGTGAGGTACGTGTCGCCGAACGCCATCGGCAGCACGGCGCACAGCTGGTCGTGCGTTTCCAGATCCATACCCAAGTCTTCCCACATTGCCTGATAGTCAGTCATAGTGGCCCCCTTCGATACCAGTCGATAGTAAGCTTGCGCGATATTCGATTGCGATGCAGAATGGATGGAGCAGCGCCGCCGGACGCGCGCAGAAGCGCATGCGGGACGCGATGGGGTGCGCGGTGGTGAAACGCAGCCCCGCATGCAGAAATGGCACCCGCGCAGAAGTCGTGCCAATGCGAAGCAACGCAGTAATGATACCGTATGTCGGCCGCCCGTCGCAATCGTCAATTCCATGATCGGCGAGCGGTTTTCGTCACGAGGTCGTGCAGCAGCCCGCGCGGCGTCCAGGCGATCACGGCCGACTGGTACAGGCTACACCGGTACGAGCACGCGAACGCGCACGCCGCCGCCAGCGCGCAGGCCGGCGCGGCCGCGAGGCCGAACAGCTCGGCGCCCAGCGCGACGGAGGCCAGCGGGCAGTTCGAGCAGCCCGCGAACAGGGCCACCATGCCGAGCGCGGCGAAGCTCGCGCCGTCGAGCCCGCTCGCGGCGGCGAACGTCGAGCCGAGGCACGCCCCGACGCACAGCACCGGCATGATCTCGCCGCCCTTGAACCCGGCGGCGAGCACGAGCAGGGTGAGCGCGGCCTTCGCGAGGAAGGCCTCGGGCGGCAGCGCGGCCCCGGCGAGCGCCGCGTCGATCTGCGCCGCCCCCGTGCCGCCGTAGGGCGCCAGGTCGGTGAAGCCCAGCAGCATGGACACGGCCGCGCCGCCCACCACGATGACGAGCGGCACGGAGTCGAGGCGCGCGACGGAGCGGCGCAGCACGCGCAGCGCCACGCAGAACGCGCCCGCGACGACCGCGGCGGCAACGCCGAGCGCCACGATGGCGAGCGGCGAGGCGCCCGCCATGTCGAGCGCCGCGGCGGCCGGCGACACGAGGCGCGCGCCGGCCGCGCGCGCCACCGCGAACGCGACGAGCGCCGACAGCGCGGGCGCGGCCAAGCGCGCGGGATGCGCGAGGCGGCGGTGCATGACCTCCACGGTGAACACGGCCGCGGCGACCGGCGCCAGCAGCACCGCGGACAGCGCCGCCGCCATGCCGCACATGATGCAGGTTTCCTGGAGCCCCTCGTCGCGCAGCCCCAGCAGAGGGCCCAGCCACGACGAGATGCTGCCGCCCAGCTGCAGAGCCGCGGCCTCCTTGCCCACCGACCCGCCGCACAGAAGCGTGCAGCACGTGCCCAGGAAGATGGCCGGCGCGAGCGCCCGGGGCACGGGCCGCGAGGCGCGGGCCGCCTCGATGACGTCGGAGGTGCCCAGCGAGAACGGCAGGCGCAAGATGCGGTACAGCCCGTAGGTGGCGAGTCCCGCCGCCGGCAGCAGCCACACGAGCCGCTCGTGCGCGTAGAACGTCGCCACCGCCAGATCCACCGCCCAGCCGAGCGCCACCGTGGCGCCGCCGGCCGCGGCGCCGATGGCGAGCGCCGCGACCGGCCAGCGCGCCGCGGCGCGCGCCCTCCCCGCCGCGCGTGCGGGCATCAGCCCTCCCTCGGGCGGCGCGCCTCCCGCGCGGCGGGCGCGAGAAGCTCCACGCGCCCGCTGTCGAGGCGGTACACGCCGCCCAGCACCTCCACGCCCGCGCCCTCCACGAGGGCGCGGACCTCCGCGTCCCGCAGCAGCCGGTCCACCGACGCGCGCACGTTCAAGGCGCAGGCGGCGTAATCGTCCCGCTCGTCGCCGATGGCGGAGCGCACCAGGTCGGTGACCGCGCCCACGCAGCCCTCGGCGCCGCCCGCGATGGCCGCGCCCACCGCGCCGCAGCAGGTGTGCCCCAGCACCAGCACGAGGCGCGCGCCCGCGTGGGACGCGGCGTACACCACGCTCGCCAGCTGCGTGTCGGCCACCACGTTGCCCGCCACCCGCACGGTGAACAGGTCGCCGACGCCCGCCATGAAGATGTGCTCGGGAACCACGCGCGAGTCAGAGCAGGTGACCACGATGGCAAAGGGGCGCTGCCCGTCCACCATCGTGCGCTTGCGGACGAGCCGCGAGATGTCCGCGTCGTTGCGCACGGCGTCCACGTAGCGCCGGTTGCCCTCCATCAGGCGGTCCAGCGCCCGCAGGGACTCCCCTCGTTCGGCCTTCTTGTCCATGATGCCTCCCTTTCCACGCCGCGGAGCGTCCGCGGCGAGCGGTTGCGCCGCGCCCTGCGCCCCGCGCCCGCGCGCCTACAGCGCGATGAGCTCGGGGTGGGCGTACACGGTGAAGCGTCCGTCGCGCGCGAAGGCGGCCAGCGCGATGCCCTCCCGCTCGGCGAAGTCGAGCACGGCCGACGTCGGGGCCGACACGGTGGCCACGATGCGTACGCCCGCCCGGGCCAGCTTCGCCACCAGCTCGAGCGCGCAGCGGCTCGACAGGTAGGCGAAGCCATCCTGCGGGTCGATCCCCGCGCGCATGAGCGCGCCGACGAGCTTGTCCACCGCGTTGTGGCGCCCCACGTCCTCGCGCATGAGCACGGGCGCGCCCGAGCGGTCGGCGAACACGGCCGCATGGGTGGCGCCCGTGGCCAGGTGCATGCCCTGGGCGGGCAGCAGCGCGCGGCTCATGCGCCACACGGCCGCGGGCTCGAGCGGGGCGCACGCGCGCGCCGCACCGGCGGCCGTGCGCGCCGCCGCGCCGGCGTCCAGCAGGCATCCCGGCAACGCCGGGCCTCCCGCCTGCGGAAGCGCCGTCCGCGGCGCGCGCAGGCGCACGTCGATCGCGGCGGTGCCGCCGGCGAAGCGCACGTCCACGCCCGCCACGTCGCCCGCCTCCCCGACGAGGCCCGCCGCGAACGCCGCGCCGTAGGCGTAGTCCTCGAGGTCGCCCGGCGAGCACGCCGCCGTCGTCCAGGGGACGCCGTCCACCGCGAGGTCGACCCGCATCTCCACGGCCACCACCTCGGTGCGCCGGACGCAGCCGTCCTCGCGCACCAGCAGCGCCTCCACCTCGCGCATCGAGGCCGCGCCCTCCGCGTCGGGCTCGGCGCGGAACTCGCCGCCGGGCCCGGGGCCGCATCCCTCCGCGGAGGCGCGCCCGCCCGCGGGCACGCGCGCCTCCCCCGCATCCTTTCGCACCGCCGTCATGCATGCGTCCACGGCAGCCTACTTCGTCTCGGGCTTCTTGTGGTAGATGTACCAGTACGCGAGCCCCACCAGGCCGCCGCCCACGATGTTGCCGAGGGTGACGATCACGAGGTTGAAGGCCACGCCGCCCACGGTAACCGCGCCGGCCGCGCCCACGCCCATCACGTTCATGAGCAGCCCCATGGGCAGGAAGAACATGTTGGCCACGCTGTGCTCGAAGCCGATGGCCACGAAGGCCGAGATGGGCAGCAGGATGCCGATGACCTTGTCGGTGACCGTGCGGGCCGAGAACCCGATCCACACCGCCAGGCACACGAAGATGTTGCAGAGGATGGCCTTGAAGAACATCGGCACCACGTCGAGCGCCACCTTGCCGGCGGCCACGCTGACGAACGTCGCGCCCACGGCGCCGCCGTTCATGCCCTGCGTGTTCGCGAGGTACACGAGCGCCACGGCGATCAGCGAGCCCACGAGATTGCCCACCCACACGACGCCCCAGTTCTTGAACAGCTTCGCCCAGCAGATCCTCCCCGACGCCTTCGCGCACAGCATGAGCGCGTTGCCGGTGAACAGCTCGGCACCGCAGCACAGCACGAGCGACAGGCCCAGGCAGAAGCAGATGCCGCCCACGAGGCGCTGCACGCCGAACGGCATGGTCGTGTCGCCCAGGAACAGGCAGAAGAACGTCGCGCCGAACCCGATGAACGCGCCGGCCAGGATGGCCGACACGAAGCACTTGCCGCCCGCCATCTCCGCCTTCGTGCAGCCGATCCCCTCGGCCTTCGCCTCGGTCTCCGCCGGCGACAGCGCGTCGGGCTTGAGCGCCTTCAACTCGTCTTGCGTCATTGCCATGATCTCGTCCCTTCCTCCAGCCGTATGTTTTGAAGCGCGTTGTCCGGACGGCGATGCGCCGCCGGGTCTCAGTTCCCCATGGCCGCGTACCGCGTGAAATCGCCTCCGTCCCGCAAGCAGCCCATCACGTCGTCGAGGGCGTCGCGCACCTCCGACGACAGCGGATCGAAGAATTCGGTCGATCGCAGCTGAATGCCGAGAAACGTCACATTGTCGCAGATGCGGTCGAGTTCGCCAAGCAGAAAGGTGATGGGCAGGGAATGCGTGGTGATGAGGAACTGCGTGGCCACGTCCTCCGCCCCGAGCCGCCGTATCGATCCGGGCGCCAGCCGCATCTGGGCGGCGTCCACGAACAGGATGCGCTCGGGCGCGCAGCGGCGCACCACCGCGAGGTCGTCCTCGGGCGTCTGGCCGCCGTCCACCACCTCCCAACCCTCGACGGGATTCTCCTCCAGCAGCTTGGCCAGCATCGGCCCCGCCGCGTCGTCGCCGCGCAGCACGCTGCCGGCGGTCAGCACCACGCCGCTCATGCCACCCTCCTCACCATCGCGTACACCGAGGGCTCGTCGCGCACCGCCAGCAGCAGGTCGACGAACCCCATGAGCTGCCCCACCTCGGACGGGTCGAGCGCGATGCTCGTCTTGCCCGGCTCGTTGAACACGTCGAGGCCCGCCAGGGCCGCGCGCGCGGCCGGCAGCAGCAGGCCCACGTGCGACTTGTCGATCTCGATCTCGCCGAAGCGCAGCACGCCGGCCAGCTTGAAGCGCGCCTCCTCGTCGTCCATGAGCGCCACCATCTTCTCGTACGCGCCCACCGGCATGGCTAGCGCCCGCTCGAAGCAGTCGATGACGCCCGTGTGGTGCCCCACGGCCAGCGTGTAGTACAGCACGTCGGTCGACTCCTCGGGAATGGACGAGGCGCTGTCCACGAACTTGCGGGTGAGCTTGCGGAACTCCACCGTCGAGCCCGTGGCGCTCACCGCGTTCGGCGCGTCGGCGAACAGGTCGGCGAACGGCCCGCTCACGGTCGCACCCCCAGCACCTTCGCGCACACGACGTCCTTGAGGTCGGCGTATATCTCGGCCTTGCGCGGGTCGGCCTCTCCGGCCACGAGCGCGTCGAGCGAGCCCAGCACGTCGCCGCCTTGCCCGTCGAGCGCCTCCATGAAACGGTCTGCGAGGTCGCGCCCGTAGCGGTAGCCCGCCATGCGCCGCGCCTCGCGCTCCAGCTCGGCGCGCAGCTTGTAGGGGATGCTCGCGTGCAGAAGCGGCGCTTGCTCGCCCGCGCCCTCCACGAGGTGCGTCTCGTGCAGCTTCTGGCCCAGCAGGCCCAGCGCGATGGCGAACCCGTAGATGGTCTGCGCCGGCGACGGCGGGCAGCCGGGGATGTACACGTCCACCGGCAGCAGCTTGTCGGTGCCGCCCCACACGCAGTAGTTGTCGTGGAAGATGCCGCCCGTGCAGCCGCACGCGCCGTAGCTCACCACGAGCTTCGGGTCGGGCGCGGCCTCGTAGGCGCGCAGGGCCGGCATGCGCATGGCGCGCGTCACGGCGCCCGTGTACACGAGGATGTCGGCGTGGCGCGGGCTGGCCATGTTCTTGATGCCGAAGCGCTCGGCGTCGAACACCGGCGTGATCGTGGCGAATATCTCGATCTCGCAGGCGTTGCAGCCGCCGCAGTCCACGCGGTAGATGTACACCGAGCGCTTGATGTCGTTGAGGAGCGCCGCCTTCGCGGCCGCGATCGTGTCGTCGAGCTCCACCTTGTCCAAACGGTGCTGCAGGCTCTCCGGCACCAGATGCGTGTTCGTCATGACCGTCCTCCCTGCGCATCGATCGTACGTTTCGCCGCGAGGCCGTCGGCGCGGCGCTTGCAGGCGGGGCACGTGCCCGCCAGGCTCAGCGCCTCCTCCGCCTCGGGCGAGCCCTCCATGCTGGCCAGCAGCCGGGCCGCGTAATCCACTTCCTTGCGCGGCGCGAAGTACGCGCCGCACTCCGCGCACGCCTGCAGCTGGTAGGTGCACGTTTCCACGAGGTCGTCCTTGCGCATGACCGCCAGCTCGAACTCCGATCCCAGGCGGATGGCCTCGAGCGGGCACACCTCCTCGCAACGGCCGCAGAAGATGCAGCGCCCGTAGTCGATGGACCAGGTGATCGTGCCCGCACGCGTGTCCGACTCCATCTGGATGGCGTTGGGCGGGCAGGCCACGGCGCACGCCGCGCACGCGATGCAGCGTTCCAGGTCGTGCTCGGGCTTGCCGCGCATGTCGGGCGTCGTCTCGAGCGGCGCGAAGGGGTACTTGACCGTCGCGTCGCCGGTTTTGATGATGTTCCTGAGCGTCTTCAGCATCACGTCCCCCTAATCCTTCAGCGGAGAGTGGGTGCGGCGGCGGCAGTACGACTCCAGCTGGTTCTTCGTCAGCACCTGGCTCGTCTTCTTGTTCACATCGACGATGGTCACGCGGTCGGTGCACGAGTAGCACGGGTCGATGCTGCCCACGATGAGCGCGGCGTCCGAGATGGTGTTGCCGCGGAACATGTAGCGCAGCACGGGCCAGTTGCTGTACGTGGCCGCCTTCGCCCGCCAGCGGTAGCACTTCTGGTTGTCGCCCGTCATGGCCCAGTGCACGTCCTCGCCGCGCGGCGCCTCGGTCACGCCGATGCCGAACTTGTGCGGCGTGTACGTCCAATCCTCGGTGAGGATGGGGCCGGCCGGCGCGTTCGTCATGAGCGTCTCGATCATGTCGAGCGAGTCGAGGAACTCCTCGATGCGCACGAGCGTGCGGCTCTTCACGTCGCAGCCGTCGTGGCTGCGCGCCTTGAACGTTCCCTGCAGGCTCTTGTAGCCGTCGAAGGGGTGGTCGAAGCGGGCGTCGCGCGTGAAGCCGCTGCCTCGCACGCACGGCCCCACGGGGCTGAACGCGCGGGCGACGCGCGGGTCGAGCATGCCCACGCCCTCGGTGCGCGCCAGGAAGTTCGGCGTGCTCATGAGCTCCTCCACGAGCCCCTGCACCTCGGCGCGCAGCTCGCCCACCAGCTTCACCGTGGCCAGGTGCTGCTCGGCCAGGATGTCGCGGCGCACGCCGCCGATGAGGTTGAGGCCGTAGGTCTTGCGGTGGCCGGTCAGCAGCTCGGCCAGGTCCATGGACTTCTCGCGCACGCGGAAGAAGTGCTGGAAGCCCGTGTCGAAGCCGCAGAAGTGGCACACGAGGCCGAGGTTCAGCAGGTGCGAGTGCAACCGCTCCACCTCCAGCACGATGGCGCGGATGAACTGGGCGCGCTCGGGCACCGCGATGCCCTGCGCGTTCTCCACGGCCTCCGCGTAGGCCACCGAGTGGGCGCAGCCGCAGATGCCGCAGATGCGGTCGGCCAGAAACGTGACGGCGTCGTAGTCGAGGCGCGCCTCGGCCACCTTCTCCATGCCGCGGTGGACGTAGAACAGGCGGTAGTCGGCGTCGACGATCTCCTCGCCCTCCACGAACAGGCGGAAGTGGCCCGGCTCGTCGGAGGTGATGTGCAGGGGCCCCATGGGCATCTCGGTGGTCTCGCGCCCGTCGGTCTCGGCCAAAAACGAGTAGTTCTCCATGTCCGACACCGGCGCGGGGCGCTTGCGGTAGTCCATCGAGTCCTTGCGCAGCGGGTACAGGTTGTCGGGCCAGTCGTCCGGCAGCACGAGCCGGCGCTCGTCGGGCAGCCCCACGGGGCGCAGGCCGAACATGTCGCGCACCTCGCGCTCGCTCCACACGCAGGCCGGCACGCGGGGCGTGACGGACGGGAACTCGCACGTGT is a genomic window containing:
- a CDS encoding NADH-quinone oxidoreductase subunit C, with protein sequence MKRKLQAMRAGASHVEAVRERFPGVLKDAAWQAEEQVTITVATDSLPDVVEFLYFGRGGWLPMMVGNDERPLNGKYALYYVLSMEEEDPCFCVVRAEVPADTCEFPSVTPRVPACVWSEREVRDMFGLRPVGLPDERRLVLPDDWPDNLYPLRKDSMDYRKRPAPVSDMENYSFLAETDGRETTEMPMGPLHITSDEPGHFRLFVEGEEIVDADYRLFYVHRGMEKVAEARLDYDAVTFLADRICGICGCAHSVAYAEAVENAQGIAVPERAQFIRAIVLEVERLHSHLLNLGLVCHFCGFDTGFQHFFRVREKSMDLAELLTGHRKTYGLNLIGGVRRDILAEQHLATVKLVGELRAEVQGLVEELMSTPNFLARTEGVGMLDPRVARAFSPVGPCVRGSGFTRDARFDHPFDGYKSLQGTFKARSHDGCDVKSRTLVRIEEFLDSLDMIETLMTNAPAGPILTEDWTYTPHKFGIGVTEAPRGEDVHWAMTGDNQKCYRWRAKAATYSNWPVLRYMFRGNTISDAALIVGSIDPCYSCTDRVTIVDVNKKTSQVLTKNQLESYCRRRTHSPLKD
- a CDS encoding NADH-quinone oxidoreductase subunit B family protein, which translates into the protein MTNTHLVPESLQHRLDKVELDDTIAAAKAALLNDIKRSVYIYRVDCGGCNACEIEIFATITPVFDAERFGIKNMASPRHADILVYTGAVTRAMRMPALRAYEAAPDPKLVVSYGACGCTGGIFHDNYCVWGGTDKLLPVDVYIPGCPPSPAQTIYGFAIALGLLGQKLHETHLVEGAGEQAPLLHASIPYKLRAELEREARRMAGYRYGRDLADRFMEALDGQGGDVLGSLDALVAGEADPRKAEIYADLKDVVCAKVLGVRP
- a CDS encoding formate hydrogenlyase maturation HycH family protein, with the protein product MREGAGGATVSGPFADLFADAPNAVSATGSTVEFRKLTRKFVDSASSIPEESTDVLYYTLAVGHHTGVIDCFERALAMPVGAYEKMVALMDDEEARFKLAGVLRFGEIEIDKSHVGLLLPAARAALAGLDVFNEPGKTSIALDPSEVGQLMGFVDLLLAVRDEPSVYAMVRRVA
- a CDS encoding formate hydrogenlyase complex iron-sulfur subunit, which encodes MLKTLRNIIKTGDATVKYPFAPLETTPDMRGKPEHDLERCIACAACAVACPPNAIQMESDTRAGTITWSIDYGRCIFCGRCEEVCPLEAIRLGSEFELAVMRKDDLVETCTYQLQACAECGAYFAPRKEVDYAARLLASMEGSPEAEEALSLAGTCPACKRRADGLAAKRTIDAQGGRS
- a CDS encoding hydrogenase 3 maturation endopeptidase HyCI — encoded protein: MSGVVLTAGSVLRGDDAAGPMLAKLLEENPVEGWEVVDGGQTPEDDLAVVRRCAPERILFVDAAQMRLAPGSIRRLGAEDVATQFLITTHSLPITFLLGELDRICDNVTFLGIQLRSTEFFDPLSSEVRDALDDVMGCLRDGGDFTRYAAMGN